The Candidatus Jordarchaeales archaeon genome includes a window with the following:
- a CDS encoding DUF99 family protein — protein MIKRGVRVLGIAESFVKGAKRSIISGVVMRGDLQIDGFSFATATVGGMDATQSVLKLYEDLNRRDVNVIMLNGCVISWFNIIDLDAVHAATAKPLIAVTYEESEGLEKYLKQYFEDWEQRLAVYRRLGEREKVTLHTGHQVLVRYIGISQRKTRLILNRFTLQGAVPEPLRVARILSRSILRSGLVPEATKKEETTMNVNGGDFTF, from the coding sequence TTGATCAAGCGCGGTGTGAGGGTTTTAGGTATTGCGGAAAGCTTCGTTAAAGGCGCCAAGCGCTCCATAATTTCGGGTGTCGTCATGAGAGGGGACCTACAGATCGACGGCTTCTCCTTTGCCACGGCCACAGTCGGTGGAATGGATGCAACGCAGAGCGTGCTTAAGCTTTACGAGGACCTGAACAGGAGGGATGTCAACGTCATAATGCTGAACGGATGCGTCATAAGCTGGTTCAACATAATAGACTTGGACGCCGTTCACGCAGCAACAGCCAAACCGTTGATCGCCGTTACATACGAGGAGTCGGAGGGGCTTGAAAAGTACCTCAAACAGTACTTCGAAGACTGGGAGCAGAGACTAGCTGTATACAGGCGGCTCGGCGAAAGGGAGAAGGTCACGCTTCACACAGGGCACCAAGTGCTAGTCCGCTACATAGGCATATCACAGAGGAAAACTCGCCTAATACTGAACCGCTTCACGCTTCAAGGAGCAGTTCCAGAGCCCCTCAGAGTAGCCCGCATACTTTCAAGAAGCATTTTAAGAAGCGGACTAGTGCCAGAGGCAACGAAGAAAGAGGAAACGACGATGAATGTAAATGGTGGCGACTTCACGTTTTAA
- a CDS encoding CoB--CoM heterodisulfide reductase iron-sulfur subunit B family protein — protein sequence MGAKYKVFWGCMIATVEYGYEVSVREVFPKLGVELVELGWNACCGYPLMQVSTRVWLYLASRILAEAQKSGYPLFVPCNGCHISLCEAQHILAARDKLAGWVNELLWEEGLEFDPSNQVRILHTIEVLHDEIGLEKVKSVVTKPLGFKVACHYGCHIIRPADFPRVDDAEKPTKMEAILEAIGAKTGDYPERLECCGAGANVVEPELVARLCGWKLKAVKARGFDALVTSCPACQANYDARQDVIRQVMNDPEISLPVFYLTQLVGLAMGIEPRKLGLDLNKSPVENLVNL from the coding sequence GTGGGGGCTAAGTACAAAGTTTTTTGGGGTTGCATGATAGCCACTGTGGAGTACGGGTATGAGGTCTCGGTGCGCGAGGTCTTTCCGAAACTTGGCGTGGAGCTCGTCGAGCTAGGATGGAATGCTTGCTGCGGCTACCCCTTGATGCAGGTTAGCACAAGGGTGTGGCTTTACCTCGCGAGCCGCATACTGGCTGAGGCACAGAAATCCGGTTACCCCCTGTTTGTCCCATGCAATGGATGCCACATATCGCTTTGCGAAGCACAACACATCTTAGCGGCTCGCGACAAGCTTGCCGGCTGGGTTAACGAACTACTCTGGGAAGAGGGTCTGGAGTTCGACCCCAGCAACCAAGTTAGGATCCTGCACACGATAGAAGTGTTGCACGACGAGATCGGATTGGAGAAGGTTAAGAGCGTTGTCACGAAGCCTTTGGGGTTCAAGGTGGCATGCCACTACGGCTGCCACATAATCAGGCCGGCTGACTTTCCCCGTGTTGACGACGCTGAAAAGCCAACGAAGATGGAGGCAATACTTGAAGCGATAGGAGCTAAGACTGGAGACTACCCTGAGAGGCTTGAGTGCTGCGGGGCTGGGGCAAACGTTGTCGAACCCGAGCTGGTTGCCCGTCTCTGTGGCTGGAAGCTTAAAGCAGTTAAGGCTAGGGGGTTCGACGCACTGGTGACCTCATGCCCCGCCTGCCAGGCAAACTACGATGCGAGACAGGATGTCATAAGGCAGGTTATGAACGACCCCGAAATCTCGCTTCCAGTCTTCTACCTAACTCAGCTCGTTGGGCTTGCCATGGGAATAGAGCCGCGCAAGCTCGGCTTAGACCTCAACAAGAGCCCGGTCGAAAACCTGGTCAACCTTTAG